In Herbaspirillum seropedicae, a single window of DNA contains:
- a CDS encoding DUF2796 domain-containing protein, whose protein sequence is MPRMSALPLLLLSLASLPALAADDAHDHHGNHPAHVHGVGKLDVALEGNTLTLHLDTPLVNVVGFEHAASSSKDKDTVRAAARTLREVNRIFATDAAAQCKSAEIQLESAALSPALLGEKAAASAQDAPKDGHADLDGDFTLVCASPGALTTLDLNGLFSAFPGFQRIDVQLATPKKQGALQLTPGNALIPLN, encoded by the coding sequence ATGCCCCGTATGTCCGCCCTGCCCCTGCTGCTTCTGTCCCTGGCCAGCCTGCCCGCCCTGGCTGCCGATGACGCCCATGACCACCATGGCAACCATCCGGCCCATGTCCACGGCGTGGGCAAGCTGGACGTGGCGCTGGAAGGCAATACCCTGACCCTGCATCTGGACACGCCGCTGGTCAATGTGGTCGGTTTCGAGCATGCCGCCAGCAGCAGCAAGGACAAGGACACCGTGCGCGCCGCCGCCCGTACGCTGCGTGAAGTCAACCGCATCTTTGCCACCGACGCCGCCGCCCAGTGCAAGTCGGCCGAGATCCAGCTGGAATCGGCCGCGCTGTCGCCCGCCCTGCTGGGCGAAAAAGCCGCCGCCAGCGCGCAGGACGCCCCCAAGGACGGCCATGCCGACCTCGACGGCGACTTCACCCTGGTCTGCGCCAGCCCTGGCGCGCTGACGACGCTGGACCTCAACGGCCTGTTCAGCGCCTTCCCCGGCTTCCAGCGCATCGATGTGCAACTGGCCACCCCCAAGAAGCAAGGCGCGCTGCAGCTCACACCCGGCAATGCGCTCATCCCCCTGAACTGA
- a CDS encoding ABC transporter permease, which translates to MKILLRLAMRSAWNRRFTLGLMLVAIALSTTMLLGIERVRHEVRAGFSQSVSGTDLVVGARTSPIQLMLYAIFRIGGATNNIGWDSAQALARNPAVAWTIPISLGDSHRGFSVLATNGDYFTHFRYGSNQPLRLTQGHPMAGVFDAVLGADVAAKLHYHLGDIIILSHGMGGMGLTQHADKPFRVVGILARTGTPVDRTVHIGLDGMQAIHLDWEGGAPLPGVHIPAEFVKKFNLTPTSITAVLVGLKSRARVFALQREIASGQGYKEPLMAVLPGVALDQLWDVVGIGENALLVVSGMVVVVGLAGLVAAILASLGERRRELAILRSVGARPLDVLLLLCIEGLGVMLAGVASGLLLLSLLVWTLGPLLAEQFGIALQPAWPAAGELQLLLWTVLAGLVASLLPALRAYRLSLSDGLTPRI; encoded by the coding sequence ATGAAGATCCTGCTGCGCCTGGCCATGCGAAGCGCCTGGAACCGCCGGTTCACCCTGGGCCTGATGCTGGTCGCCATCGCCCTGTCCACCACCATGCTGCTGGGTATCGAAAGGGTGCGCCATGAGGTGCGCGCCGGCTTTTCGCAATCGGTCTCCGGTACCGATCTGGTGGTGGGGGCGCGCACCAGTCCCATCCAGTTGATGCTCTACGCCATCTTCCGCATCGGCGGCGCCACCAACAACATAGGCTGGGACAGCGCCCAGGCGCTGGCGCGCAACCCCGCCGTGGCCTGGACCATCCCGATCTCGCTGGGCGACTCGCACCGGGGCTTTTCGGTGCTGGCCACCAATGGCGACTACTTCACCCACTTCCGCTACGGCAGCAACCAGCCACTGCGCCTGACCCAGGGCCATCCCATGGCTGGCGTCTTCGACGCCGTGCTGGGCGCCGACGTGGCCGCCAAGCTGCACTACCACCTGGGCGACATCATCATCCTCTCGCATGGCATGGGCGGGATGGGCCTGACCCAGCATGCCGACAAGCCTTTCCGGGTGGTCGGCATCCTGGCGCGCACCGGCACGCCCGTGGATCGCACGGTGCACATCGGGCTGGACGGCATGCAGGCCATCCACCTCGACTGGGAAGGTGGAGCCCCCTTGCCGGGCGTGCATATCCCGGCCGAATTCGTGAAGAAGTTCAACCTCACGCCCACCAGCATCACCGCTGTGCTGGTGGGCCTGAAGAGCCGCGCGCGGGTGTTCGCCCTGCAGCGCGAAATCGCCAGCGGCCAGGGCTACAAGGAACCGCTGATGGCCGTGCTGCCGGGCGTGGCGCTGGACCAGCTATGGGACGTGGTGGGCATCGGCGAGAACGCGCTGCTGGTGGTGTCGGGCATGGTGGTGGTAGTCGGCCTGGCAGGACTGGTGGCCGCCATCCTGGCCAGCCTGGGCGAGCGGCGGCGCGAACTGGCGATCCTGCGCTCGGTGGGCGCGCGTCCGCTGGATGTGCTGCTGCTGCTCTGTATCGAAGGCCTGGGCGTGATGCTGGCCGGCGTGGCCAGCGGCTTGCTCCTGCTCAGCCTGCTGGTGTGGACGCTGGGGCCGCTGCTGGCCGAGCAGTTCGGCATCGCCCTGCAGCCTGCCTGGCCCGCCGCTGGCGAATTACAATTGCTGCTCTGGACCGTGCTGGCCGGGCTGGTGGCCAGCCTGCTGCCGGCGTTGCGGGCCTACCGCCTGAGCCTGTCGGATGGGCTGACCCCGAGAATTTGA
- a CDS encoding ABC transporter ATP-binding protein, protein MTSTLFSPPPAAIDLRDLQFTWAGQPHPALALTSLRIAAGEHVFISGPSGSGKSTLLAAIGGIILPQHGSVEVLGKRLHTLPAPQRDRFRVDHLGFIFQQFNLLPYLSILDNVLLPCQFSAYRKQRALQQGANLTAAAQALLAALDLAPSLWQRPVTQLSIGQQQRVAAARALIGRPEIIVADEPTSALDSDRQQAFLELLRRECAQSGAALVFVSHDLRLAQGFDRLVALEQVNDAARHAGEAA, encoded by the coding sequence ATGACTTCGACGCTCTTTTCGCCTCCTCCGGCCGCCATTGATCTGCGCGACCTGCAGTTCACCTGGGCTGGCCAGCCCCACCCTGCCCTGGCGCTGACCAGCCTGCGCATCGCCGCTGGCGAACACGTCTTCATCAGCGGCCCCAGCGGCAGCGGAAAAAGCACGCTGCTAGCCGCCATCGGCGGCATCATCCTGCCCCAGCACGGCAGCGTCGAGGTACTCGGCAAGCGCCTGCACACCTTGCCCGCGCCGCAACGCGACCGCTTCCGGGTGGACCATCTCGGTTTCATCTTCCAGCAGTTCAACCTGTTGCCCTACCTCTCCATCCTCGACAACGTCTTGCTGCCCTGCCAGTTCTCGGCCTATCGCAAGCAGCGCGCGCTACAGCAAGGCGCGAACCTCACCGCCGCCGCCCAGGCCCTGCTGGCGGCGCTGGATCTGGCGCCAAGCCTGTGGCAACGCCCGGTCACCCAGCTCTCCATCGGCCAGCAGCAACGGGTGGCGGCAGCGCGGGCCTTGATCGGACGACCTGAGATCATCGTGGCCGACGAGCCGACTTCGGCGCTCGACAGCGACCGCCAGCAAGCCTTCCTGGAGTTGCTGCGACGGGAATGCGCGCAGAGCGGTGCGGCGCTGGTCTTCGTCAGCCACGACCTGCGCCTGGCGCAAGGCTTCGACCGCCTGGTGGCGCTGGAACAGGTCAATGACGCCGCCCGCCACGCCGGGGAGGCGGCATGA
- a CDS encoding DUF3299 domain-containing protein: MKTLYWMGGIVAAGLLVGSGVRLLAHSDAQAAPAAAAPAPHAAAPGAPLAGAVPAVTARADAGSTVPGVAAATNGQYQVGDQLKQSPAVTDKPYQASGKMVNGYQEIAWEALIPKDWDPMAPFKGLKLDQLTDEDPRADAALWKAKKYWKDAPVDASMEGKPVRLPGFVVSLDREGEALKEFLLVPYFGACIHVPPPPANQIIHVRSAKAVKNVRTMDAVWISGVLKVERSDSSMGASSYSMKAVSVEPYTAPDNG; the protein is encoded by the coding sequence ATGAAGACTCTTTACTGGATGGGCGGCATCGTCGCCGCCGGCCTGCTGGTAGGCAGCGGTGTGCGCCTGCTGGCCCATTCCGACGCCCAGGCCGCACCGGCCGCCGCCGCGCCGGCTCCGCACGCCGCAGCCCCCGGCGCACCGCTGGCCGGCGCGGTCCCGGCGGTCACCGCGCGCGCCGACGCCGGCAGCACCGTGCCGGGCGTGGCGGCGGCCACCAATGGCCAGTACCAGGTGGGCGACCAGCTCAAGCAAAGCCCGGCAGTGACGGACAAGCCCTACCAGGCCTCCGGCAAGATGGTCAACGGCTACCAGGAAATCGCCTGGGAAGCGCTGATCCCCAAAGACTGGGACCCGATGGCGCCCTTCAAGGGACTCAAGCTGGACCAGTTGACCGACGAAGATCCCCGCGCCGACGCCGCCTTGTGGAAGGCCAAGAAATACTGGAAGGATGCGCCGGTAGACGCCAGCATGGAAGGCAAGCCGGTGCGCCTGCCGGGCTTCGTCGTCTCGCTGGACCGTGAGGGCGAGGCGCTCAAGGAATTCCTGCTGGTGCCCTATTTCGGCGCCTGCATCCACGTACCACCGCCACCGGCCAACCAGATCATCCACGTGCGCAGCGCCAAGGCCGTCAAGAACGTGCGCACCATGGATGCGGTGTGGATCAGCGGGGTGTTGAAGGTGGAGCGCTCCGACTCTTCCATGGGGGCTTCCAGCTACAGCATGAAGG